In the Granulosicoccus antarcticus IMCC3135 genome, AAAGATGTGAGGCTGCGCTTTGTTCAATGCCCACAGTCACCGTTCATCGATTCAATGGAGGATAACGTCTGTGCTGGCCTCTAAGCGATCAATTAGCCTCGTTCAAGGTGATAAAAAAATGAACACATCCAGCTGCGTACAGGCATTCGTCAGCTCCGTGCTGTCAGCTACAGCGTTCAGTACGCTTTATCTGGGCATACCCACGCTGTCACTGCTACCCAGCGTTGCATCCGCCGCAACTTGCTATATCGATGATCGTGGTCGCATCGTCACGCGCCGTCGGCCTGGGTATACAGCCATCGAATGCCCGAGCTCTGAACCTTCTCCTATTACACCCTCCACCACCCCTGCTCCAACAAACGATCCGGACACACTGGCAGCCCCCACTTCCGATGCCCCCCCAGCAATCGATCAAAGTGTAGAACAGCCCGCCGCACCGTCGGTGCAGTTGTACCGATTGCCAGGACGTCGAGGCGCTCTGGAACCTGCAGAAAATCCCGGACAACCCAAGCAGAGAGCGCAACGCCTGAGAAATCCTGCTTCGCCGATACCCAGACCTTCACTGTCCGACTATGGTGCATCAGTTCCGACTCCAGATCGTTGGCGCATCGTTGACGATCTTGGTTATACAGAGTCCTTGCTGGACCCATACAATCGCAATCCACTCAAAGGTGACAAGCCAATCGGCGATGAATGGTTCTACAACGTAGCAGTCATTGCCGACACGATTCTGGAACTGCGTGATATACCGACCCCTGTAGGTAGCTCATCGACACAGAACACGGGTGAGATAGATGTATTTGGCGATCAGGAGCAGACACTGGCGGTGCAAAACGTTGCCGTCGAACTTGTCTACTACAAAGGTGATACCGTCTTTCGACCACCGGATCATGAATTTCGTTTAACCGCTGCATTCAACTACAACTACGCCGTACTCGAAGAAATTCAGGGTATCAATGCCGATCCACGCGACGGAGATGATCGAACCGATAGCCAAGTCGGTATTCAGGCTGCGTTCTATGACAAACACCTGAGAAACGTTTCCGATCGCTATGACTTCGACAGCTTGCGAATTGGTATTCAGCCGTTCAATAACGACTTCAGAGGGTTCCTTTTTCAGGATAATCAGTTCGGTATACGTCTGTTCGGTATCCGTGACAACAACAAGTGGCAATACAATCTGGCCTGGTTTCGCCGTATTGAAAAGGACACTAATAGTGGTCTGAACGATTTAGGTAGAGGTCTGCGAGATGATGATGTATTCGTTGCCAACCTCTATCGTCAGGATATGCCCGTCAAGGGCTTCAATTCACAAGCATCCATACTGTACAACCGCAATACCGAGGGTGATGAGTTTCACTATAACGAGAACGACTTCATCGAACGCCCCGCCTCACTGGGCTTTGAAGCTCCACGCGATTACGACGTGGTGTACCTGGGATATAGCGGAGATGGCCACTTTGGCCGATTAAATCTGACCACATCCAACTACTACGCTTTCGGTCAGGAGTCCCGCGGTGTTTTCGTCAACGATGAAGTTGATATCAGTGCATTCTTCCATGCCAGCGAAATCTCCATGGACTTTGACTGGTTCAGACCTCGCATATCATTCATGTACGCAAGTGGTGACAGTGATCCGTATGATGATGTAGCAACCGGCTTCGATGCGGTATTCGAGAACCCCGTGTTTGCAGGGTCAGATACCAGCTACTGGAATCGACAAGCTGTGCCACTCATTGGCGGTGGTCGGGTCGCGATATCGGGTCGCAACTCATTGTTGAACGCGTTGCGCTCATCCAAAGAAGAAGGCCAGAGCAACTTCACGAACCCGGGTCTGATACTTTTCGGCTTAGGTGCTGATATGGATCTGACGCCTGCCCTGCGACTGAGCTTGAGTCTGAATAGCTTGTTCTTCGATAAAACCGAGGTCCTGGAAGTTGCTCGAAACCAACCAGATATCGACAAGGATATAGGTCTGGATGCCTCTGTTTCACTCACCTATCGTCCTTTCACCTCTCAGAATATTGTGCTACGAGGCTCCTACGCCACCCTGATTCCAGGTGCAGGATTCGACGATCTCTATCCTGATGAAACAGCGGGATACTTCTTTTTCAACGCTACGTTGACTTACTAAGGTTGCCATTATGCTTCTATATAAATCGATGCAAGGTAATCGACATACGCCACGTATGAGTCGGTTGTTGAGTAAGGGTATGCTCCTGTTGGCGGCTTTGGTTCTCAGCCCTCTTCAGGCAAGTACGGGAGAAGAGGCTGCAGTTGCTCGCGACTATTCGTTTACTCCTGCCGCACCTGGCGTGCAAAGCACCGCAGACGTAGATCAAAAGAATGCTGGCTGCATCACTTGTCACATCGACAACGATCTGCCCTCCATGCACACTAACCCAGCGGTTAAAATCGGCTGTGTCGATTGTCATGGTGGTGATAGTACGATTCCCGAAGCTGCAGGAGCCGAGCCCGGTTCACCTGAGTATCTGCTGGCAGCTGAAAAAGCGCATGTACTCCCTCTCTACCCAAAATCCTGGGAGTATCCCTCCAGCGCCAATCCGGAGAGAACCTATACTCTGCTGAATAATGAGAGCCGTGAATTCGTACGCTTTATCAACCCATCGGATTACCGCGTAGCAGATGAGGCCTGCGGTGCATGTCATCAGGACATCATAGAAGCATCCAAACGCAGCATGCACTCAACCGGTGTCATGCTCATGGGAGGTGCTGCATACAACAACGGCATCCTGCCTAACAAGCAATACAATATAGGCGAAGCCTACGACGACAACGGTGTTGGCGTTAAGCTGCTCGGCCCCATCATTCCCGAAGAGCTCAGAGAGCAGGCGGCGGCGGCCGGTATCTTGCCAGAGCTGTATCCCTTACCTGCCTGGGAAACCGTAAAACCCGGAGATGTCTTTCGAGTTTTTGAACGAGGTGGTCGAAACATCAGCAATCTGTTTCCGGAAACCGGCATTCCTGGAGCTCTTGGACTTGTACAACGATTAGAAGAACCTGGACGCCCGGATATTCGTCAATCCAACCGCGGCCCCGGTACTGGTGCACGTATCTCAGTCCCCTTGATCAACATCACCAAGACTCGTCTTAATGACCCACTTACCTGGTTTGCAGGCACCAATGATCAACCCGGTGATTATCGACAATCCGGCTGCGCCTCTTGTCACGTCGTTTATGCCAATGATAGAGACCCTAAACATTCAGGTGCATATGCCCAGTTCGGACACGGCGGGCAAACGCAAACAGCGGATCCCACGATTCCACGTGAAGAGGATGGTCATCCACTAAAGCATGCATTTTCGCGAGCCATACCGACCAGCCAGTGCATGACCTGCCATATGCATCAGCCGAACATGTTCATGAATACCTTCATGGGTTACACCATGTGGGACTACGAGTCCGATGCACCGCGCATGTGGCCCGAAGAGCAGCAATACCCAACATCTGAAGAAGAATGGGCGGTACTGGATCGTAATCCGGAAGCCGCCTCTGCACGAGGAAAATGGGCAGATGTCGATTTTCTGAAAGACGTCTGGGAGCGCAATGATGAAATGCAGGACACCCAGTTCGCGGATTATCATGGCCACGGCTGGAACTTCCGCGCAGTATTCAAGCGCGATAGAAAAGGTAATCTGCTAGACGACGAAGGTACTATTGTTGAAGACGACGATCCTGATAAATTCGACAAGGCCGTACATATGGCCTCCATTCATATGGATGTGGGAATGCAATGTGTTGATTGTCACTTCTCGCAAGACAGCCATGGAAACGGCCATATCTACGGCGAAGTTGCCTTAGCCGTCGAGATTGGCTGCAAGGATTGTCACGGCACAGCGCAGGAATACCCCAATCTGTACACCTCAGGGCCTGCCGCACTCGAAGGCGGTAAGGATCTTCTGACATTGCGCACCCCTGATGGTCGACGTCGTTTTGAATGGCGCGGTGACGAGCTCTACCAGTCATCGTCTCTGGACTCTGAGCTTGAATGGAAGATGAGTCTGGTCAAGGACACAGTCAATCCTGATCATGTCAGTTACAACAACAAGGCCGCACGCGCCAAAACCATGAGTAGCGATACAGCGACTCAGGAATGGGGACCATCGGTATCAGCAGATGATCTGGCGCATTCAAACGATGAGATGGAGTGCTACTCCTGCCATACATCCTGGACGACAACCTGTGGCGGTTGTCACCTGCCAATCGAGGCTAATCGCAAAACACCAAGACATCATTATGAAGGTGGCGAATCACGAAACTTTGCAACCTATAACCCCCAGGTAGCAAGGGACCAGATGTTTGCTCTGGGTCGCCGGAGTCCGAACAAGGATGGTGGCAAGATCGCACCAGTGCGCTCCTCTTCGGCCTTGATATTGTCTTCCACCAATGCGAACCGGGAAAAGATCTACGTTCAGCAACCGCCAATCGCATCCAGTGGATTCAGCTCACAAGCCTTTAACCCACATTTCCCGCATACCACTCGAAAAACTGAAACAAAGGAATGTGAAGATTGCCATCTATCGGCTAATGGCGACAACAACGCAATCATGGCGCAGCTATTGTTGCAAGGCACAAACTTCATCAACTTCGTCGGCTACCACGCCTACGTAGGCGGTGATGGTGGAATTGCCGGAATT is a window encoding:
- a CDS encoding multiheme c-type cytochrome, with protein sequence MLLYKSMQGNRHTPRMSRLLSKGMLLLAALVLSPLQASTGEEAAVARDYSFTPAAPGVQSTADVDQKNAGCITCHIDNDLPSMHTNPAVKIGCVDCHGGDSTIPEAAGAEPGSPEYLLAAEKAHVLPLYPKSWEYPSSANPERTYTLLNNESREFVRFINPSDYRVADEACGACHQDIIEASKRSMHSTGVMLMGGAAYNNGILPNKQYNIGEAYDDNGVGVKLLGPIIPEELREQAAAAGILPELYPLPAWETVKPGDVFRVFERGGRNISNLFPETGIPGALGLVQRLEEPGRPDIRQSNRGPGTGARISVPLINITKTRLNDPLTWFAGTNDQPGDYRQSGCASCHVVYANDRDPKHSGAYAQFGHGGQTQTADPTIPREEDGHPLKHAFSRAIPTSQCMTCHMHQPNMFMNTFMGYTMWDYESDAPRMWPEEQQYPTSEEEWAVLDRNPEAASARGKWADVDFLKDVWERNDEMQDTQFADYHGHGWNFRAVFKRDRKGNLLDDEGTIVEDDDPDKFDKAVHMASIHMDVGMQCVDCHFSQDSHGNGHIYGEVALAVEIGCKDCHGTAQEYPNLYTSGPAALEGGKDLLTLRTPDGRRRFEWRGDELYQSSSLDSELEWKMSLVKDTVNPDHVSYNNKAARAKTMSSDTATQEWGPSVSADDLAHSNDEMECYSCHTSWTTTCGGCHLPIEANRKTPRHHYEGGESRNFATYNPQVARDQMFALGRRSPNKDGGKIAPVRSSSALILSSTNANREKIYVQQPPIASSGFSSQAFNPHFPHTTRKTETKECEDCHLSANGDNNAIMAQLLLQGTNFINFVGYHAYVGGDGGIAGIQVTEWDEPQAVIGSYLHEYAYPDWFEEHQDNKQVLATSHKHSSGKSQCVQLRGEYLYVAEGDEGMRAYDVASIANKGFSQRIITAPASALGQDTHVSSRDATCVLLPTTQPIAPEQNQGEMMREANMEQPFHPLFNYAYISDATEGLILVNVNTLVDGEPRNNFFERALTWNPDNVLEGAQHLSIGGHYLYIAAKQGVVIVDIDDPLNPQVVTIIPLDDVRATMLQFRYLFVTTAEGLISIDVSNPLKPRVTENNLVRIKDARKLFVSRTYAYVAAGAEGLIIVDVEKPESMLEYQRFSEGLKDSQDVIVASTNASLFAYVADGTDGLKVIQLTSPELQPKFYGFSPEPNPRLIATHSTGKRLLSLSRPLERDRGVDESGNQIAVFGRRGSRPLNNEEMRKMYLNDQGQPWVVTNDPVK